Proteins co-encoded in one Desulfitobacterium hafniense DCB-2 genomic window:
- a CDS encoding dimethyl sulfoxide reductase anchor subunit family protein produces MEELALILFSICLQAAIGLMIFATLAKYLYKDASYKVAVVSAAALAVIGLLASFLHLGQPFRAVNSLAHFATSWLSREIWLTSIFTGLTVVTALLLLFKPASQGLVRTFMALAAVFGLLDVYAMASVYTSTSVSAWNYSAVTVEFYAAAISMGALLFLTLSGSEGSKVRQPAVIITGIAVALQVAAMVGYYIQLGASSSSAAQQSLALLSGMSGAMAVKWLFILLGTGLLLFPIQKQQLSVNSSGQAAAEVAAAGLSGTTIYIAAALLVIGQIVGRYLFYAMMIASRVGLS; encoded by the coding sequence ATGGAGGAATTAGCATTAATCCTATTCTCGATCTGCCTTCAGGCGGCCATTGGCCTGATGATATTCGCCACCCTGGCGAAATACCTGTACAAGGACGCTTCCTATAAAGTTGCCGTCGTCAGCGCCGCAGCTTTAGCTGTTATCGGTCTACTCGCCTCCTTCCTGCACTTGGGGCAGCCCTTCCGCGCTGTCAATTCCCTGGCTCACTTTGCCACCTCCTGGTTAAGCCGGGAAATTTGGCTGACCAGCATCTTCACCGGACTGACTGTCGTCACCGCGCTGCTTCTCCTCTTCAAGCCCGCTTCCCAAGGGTTAGTCCGGACCTTCATGGCTCTGGCCGCTGTATTCGGCTTATTAGACGTTTATGCTATGGCTTCTGTCTACACTTCCACCAGTGTTTCCGCCTGGAATTACAGTGCTGTCACCGTTGAATTCTATGCTGCTGCCATCTCCATGGGAGCTTTACTCTTCCTGACCTTAAGCGGCTCGGAAGGTTCTAAAGTTCGCCAGCCGGCGGTGATCATTACCGGAATTGCCGTTGCCTTGCAGGTCGCAGCCATGGTAGGATATTATATCCAACTGGGTGCAAGCTCCAGTTCAGCTGCTCAGCAAAGCCTTGCTCTTCTTAGCGGGATGAGCGGAGCAATGGCTGTTAAATGGTTATTTATCCTCTTAGGTACGGGATTGCTTCTCTTCCCTATTCAGAAACAACAATTATCCGTAAACAGCTCCGGTCAGGCTGCCGCAGAAGTGGCAGCGGCAGGACTATCCGGCACTACCATTTATATAGCCGCCGCCCTTCTCGTCATTGGTCAGATTGTTGGCCGCTACCTTTTCTATGCGATGATGATCGCCAGCCGGGTCGGCTTAAGCTAA
- a CDS encoding 4Fe-4S dicluster domain-containing protein, producing the protein MANMGFYFNMSICIGCRTCQVACKDKNNLQPGTIFRQVRTFETGSFPKVGLYHYSATCNHCAEAKCVKGCPTGALHFADDGTVQHDKNKCIGCQYCTWNCPYSVPQFIEAAGIIGKCDSCKDLRDKGENPACVDACLMRCLEFGDLDELTADHGPKLVRDLPILPTSSMTNPSLLITPRSHALDPNVQEKEV; encoded by the coding sequence ATGGCAAATATGGGGTTTTATTTTAATATGAGCATCTGCATCGGCTGTCGCACTTGCCAAGTCGCCTGCAAGGATAAAAATAATCTTCAGCCCGGGACAATTTTCCGTCAAGTCAGGACCTTTGAAACCGGAAGTTTCCCTAAAGTTGGACTCTATCATTACAGCGCCACCTGCAATCACTGTGCCGAGGCCAAATGTGTCAAGGGCTGCCCTACAGGGGCCTTGCATTTCGCCGATGACGGAACCGTACAGCATGATAAAAATAAATGCATCGGCTGTCAATACTGTACCTGGAACTGTCCCTATAGTGTTCCCCAGTTTATTGAAGCGGCCGGTATTATCGGCAAATGCGACAGCTGCAAGGATTTGCGTGATAAGGGCGAAAATCCGGCTTGTGTCGATGCCTGTCTTATGCGCTGCCTGGAATTCGGTGACTTAGATGAACTCACCGCTGACCACGGACCAAAACTAGTTCGGGATCTGCCTATTCTCCCCACCTCTTCGATGACTAATCCCTCGCTTCTGATCACACCAAGGAGCCATGCCTTGGATCCTAATGTTCAGGAAAAGGAGGTCTAA
- a CDS encoding molybdopterin-dependent oxidoreductase — translation MASLLKKIADKQISRRTFLAATAAGTAGLALAGCSGNILTPAGANLDTAKEGKWVSATCWHNCGGRCVNKAYVVDGVIVRQKTDDTRPDTPDAPQQRGCLRGRSQKHQAQGVDRLKYPMKRKNWEPGGGKKELRGQDEWVRISWDEALDILTSELQRIKGAYGNASILVPGEANSEVMNLMSIYGGFVPSWGTMSFGSWFITPHIIGFADNLFDPKALNDRFDMRKTDLVVAFGINPAWSSLGNPMYHFLQMKEAGTKFIIIDPFYTDTAATLEAEWIPIKPATDMTLLLAMAYTLIVEDDPVNKPLIDWDFLNRCTVGFDVEHMPADAETNENFKDYVLGKYDNIPKTPEWASEICGIDPHTIKYLARAIGMQNKVSILASWASGRAQNSDNLPQMFMTLGAMTGHFGKSGHMTGASCWNYAGNPGPALVNPGGSGEPFLGSPLKEVLCEADMWTGLLRKKYLPNSIMKTIKYSPPTWQDTVKGVDLKTRVQEEDINIQMIWHTSEATLQTRDGMNKGIEAHRAVEFVVSQSHFLTTNSKYADLVLPVTTLWERAGDIDGLFSNRDVLIVSSQVIEPIFEAKDDNWIAVEVGKRLGLDVSQIVVSDRKQQLFNKLAGSTVVKEDGKTFEPLVDITAEDISEWGVSGQPQTGRIPLTKLLEDGVYQVERHEGDNYGFIAYEDFRKDPEKNPVNSVSGKLEIYSQTLADIINNLGYTKISPYPKYVPPIQGYEATFSDWQSKAKGAYPYQLITPHYLRRSHSIFDNILQLREACPNPVFLSAQDAAAKGIKDKDTVLITSEFGQVLRNACVTERLVPGVVALPHGSWCDVDEKTGIDHGGADNILSGNVPTGQGLSGWNTCNVNLEKWTGAPLIPDVEKPQRIFS, via the coding sequence ATGGCAAGTCTCCTCAAGAAAATAGCCGACAAACAAATAAGCCGCAGAACGTTCCTGGCCGCTACCGCAGCCGGAACTGCCGGCTTGGCGCTTGCGGGCTGCAGTGGTAATATCCTCACCCCCGCAGGAGCCAATCTTGATACAGCAAAAGAAGGCAAATGGGTCTCAGCCACTTGCTGGCATAACTGCGGCGGCCGTTGTGTCAATAAAGCTTATGTGGTGGATGGGGTCATTGTCCGGCAGAAAACCGATGATACCCGCCCAGACACACCAGATGCTCCCCAGCAAAGAGGATGTCTGAGAGGGCGCTCACAAAAGCATCAGGCCCAAGGTGTGGACCGTTTGAAATACCCTATGAAGAGAAAAAACTGGGAACCAGGCGGCGGTAAAAAGGAACTGCGCGGCCAGGACGAGTGGGTGCGGATTTCCTGGGATGAAGCTCTGGATATTCTTACCAGCGAACTGCAACGCATCAAAGGTGCTTATGGCAATGCTTCCATTCTTGTTCCGGGAGAAGCGAACAGTGAAGTTATGAATTTAATGAGTATCTACGGTGGTTTTGTTCCCTCTTGGGGGACGATGTCCTTTGGCTCCTGGTTCATAACCCCTCATATTATTGGTTTCGCTGATAATTTATTCGATCCCAAAGCCCTTAACGACCGTTTTGATATGCGAAAAACCGATCTTGTCGTTGCCTTCGGCATCAATCCGGCCTGGAGTTCCCTGGGTAATCCTATGTATCATTTCCTGCAAATGAAAGAAGCCGGTACAAAATTCATTATTATTGACCCCTTTTATACTGATACTGCTGCCACTTTAGAAGCCGAATGGATTCCGATCAAACCGGCCACAGACATGACCTTGCTCCTGGCTATGGCCTATACCCTAATCGTCGAGGACGATCCGGTCAATAAACCTTTAATCGATTGGGATTTCCTCAATCGCTGTACTGTAGGGTTTGATGTTGAGCATATGCCGGCAGATGCCGAAACCAATGAAAACTTCAAGGATTATGTCTTGGGCAAGTATGACAATATCCCCAAAACCCCGGAATGGGCTTCGGAAATCTGCGGAATAGACCCTCACACCATTAAGTACCTGGCCCGGGCCATCGGCATGCAGAATAAGGTCAGTATCCTGGCCAGCTGGGCATCCGGGCGAGCTCAGAATTCCGACAATCTCCCCCAGATGTTTATGACTCTGGGGGCCATGACCGGACATTTCGGCAAATCCGGCCATATGACCGGTGCCTCCTGCTGGAACTATGCAGGCAACCCCGGTCCCGCCCTTGTCAACCCTGGCGGCAGCGGCGAACCATTTCTGGGCAGCCCCTTGAAAGAAGTCCTCTGTGAAGCAGACATGTGGACCGGCCTTCTCCGCAAAAAATATCTTCCCAATAGTATCATGAAAACCATCAAATATTCCCCGCCGACTTGGCAGGACACCGTCAAAGGAGTGGATCTGAAGACTCGTGTGCAAGAGGAGGATATTAATATCCAAATGATTTGGCATACTTCTGAAGCCACCCTGCAAACCCGGGATGGGATGAACAAAGGAATCGAGGCTCATCGGGCCGTGGAGTTCGTCGTCAGCCAATCCCATTTCCTAACCACCAACTCGAAATATGCCGATCTGGTCCTGCCCGTTACCACCTTGTGGGAAAGAGCCGGCGATATCGATGGCTTGTTCAGCAACCGCGATGTGCTCATTGTCTCTTCCCAAGTCATTGAACCCATTTTCGAGGCCAAAGATGATAACTGGATTGCTGTGGAGGTAGGCAAGCGCTTAGGATTGGATGTTTCCCAAATAGTTGTCAGCGACCGCAAGCAGCAGCTCTTTAATAAACTGGCTGGCTCCACGGTGGTAAAAGAAGACGGCAAAACCTTTGAACCTTTAGTAGACATCACTGCTGAGGATATTTCTGAATGGGGAGTTTCGGGACAGCCTCAAACAGGACGCATTCCCCTGACGAAGCTCCTTGAAGATGGTGTCTATCAGGTAGAACGTCATGAGGGAGACAATTATGGCTTTATTGCTTATGAAGATTTCCGCAAGGATCCCGAAAAGAACCCTGTCAATTCAGTCAGCGGCAAGCTGGAAATCTACAGCCAAACCCTTGCCGATATCATAAATAACCTTGGTTACACGAAAATTTCTCCCTACCCCAAATATGTCCCGCCCATCCAAGGGTACGAAGCTACCTTCTCTGATTGGCAAAGCAAGGCCAAAGGGGCTTATCCCTATCAGTTGATTACGCCCCATTACCTTCGCCGCTCTCACTCCATCTTTGATAATATTCTCCAGCTAAGAGAGGCCTGCCCCAACCCGGTATTCCTGTCAGCTCAGGATGCCGCAGCAAAGGGGATCAAGGACAAAGATACCGTTCTCATCACCAGCGAATTCGGCCAAGTCCTGCGCAACGCCTGTGTCACCGAACGTCTGGTTCCCGGCGTTGTCGCCCTCCCCCATGGTTCTTGGTGTGATGTGGATGAAAAAACGGGCATCGATCATGGCGGAGCAGACAATATCCTTTCCGGTAACGTCCCCACCGGTCAAGGATTGTCCGGCTGGAATACCTGCAATGTGAATTTAGAAAAATGGACCGGTGCGCCGCTTATTCCAGATGTAGAAAAACCGCAGAGAATCTTTTCCTAG
- a CDS encoding PucR family transcriptional regulator: MNKEAIIYNYLRELLEAYGQGLDALTYTLSKLLKLPIIVANTAYETIATTHLHPDLDSFQVENDEQGVSHKKLYFCTIKTDTLGLRGLGRAIAPAGRVLGYLFLVTDKAEGSDLDFYETLLDNVESLYANSLKNQLELKQKKNKSKDAFFYDLLYGNLKRNEDIMNRGEVWGWDFRHPHAVLLLKVRDVELFSPDRHLIDALQRIVERGLINRYGKNPAVTVHRNEVIALVHSASRKRSEQKQDIKALAGNILNQTADTELNKRIAFGVGQTYDEPIDLFRSYQEAKVVIDMGGLLGVKVPFFSDMGLERVLYKHDIQDLKEYRDQVLGDLRKDESGESLLEILKTFTMNQFDVNKTAQDLFIHRNTLRTRLSKIEAILDRPLDDMSTRLDLTAVLKIEQLHGLDLESE, translated from the coding sequence TTGAATAAAGAAGCGATCATTTATAACTATTTGCGGGAACTGCTCGAAGCTTATGGTCAGGGTTTGGATGCCTTAACCTATACTCTGTCGAAACTGTTAAAGCTCCCGATCATTGTCGCCAACACTGCTTATGAAACCATTGCTACCACCCATCTTCATCCGGATCTTGACAGCTTTCAGGTAGAGAATGATGAACAGGGAGTGAGCCATAAAAAACTGTATTTCTGTACGATAAAAACAGATACGTTGGGGCTAAGAGGTTTGGGGCGGGCTATCGCACCCGCGGGCCGGGTGCTTGGCTATTTGTTTTTAGTCACTGACAAAGCGGAAGGCTCCGACTTGGATTTTTATGAAACCTTGCTGGACAATGTCGAATCCTTATATGCCAACAGTCTCAAGAACCAATTGGAGCTGAAACAGAAGAAAAACAAATCCAAAGATGCTTTTTTCTACGATCTGCTTTATGGAAACCTTAAACGCAATGAAGATATTATGAACAGGGGAGAGGTATGGGGGTGGGATTTCCGTCATCCCCACGCTGTCCTGCTTTTAAAGGTTCGGGATGTAGAGCTTTTTTCTCCGGACCGGCATCTTATTGATGCTCTGCAGAGGATTGTCGAGCGAGGGTTAATTAATAGATATGGCAAAAATCCGGCGGTGACTGTTCATCGCAATGAGGTGATTGCTCTTGTGCATTCAGCGAGCCGAAAACGGTCGGAACAGAAGCAGGATATAAAAGCTTTGGCTGGAAATATCCTTAATCAAACTGCCGATACCGAATTAAATAAGCGCATTGCTTTTGGCGTGGGACAAACCTATGATGAGCCGATTGATCTTTTTCGCAGCTACCAAGAGGCCAAAGTTGTTATCGATATGGGGGGCCTGCTGGGGGTGAAAGTCCCATTCTTCAGCGATATGGGCTTAGAACGGGTTCTCTATAAGCATGATATCCAGGATTTAAAAGAATATCGCGACCAAGTCCTTGGTGATTTACGCAAGGACGAGTCGGGAGAGAGCCTGCTGGAAATCTTAAAAACCTTCACTATGAATCAGTTTGACGTGAATAAGACGGCTCAGGATCTCTTTATACATCGCAACACCTTGCGTACTCGTCTTAGTAAAATTGAAGCGATCCTTGATCGCCCCTTGGATGATATGAGTACCCGTCTTGATCTGACAGCTGTGCTGAAAATTGAGCAGCTTCATGGGCTTGATCTGGAATCGGAGTAA
- a CDS encoding TorD/DmsD family molecular chaperone, giving the protein MATQDDGIAIILANRHYIYQLLQHIFGIEPNRELLDIATNQHTQEALELMLDEENCDLNTYLALLTKLRLALSADPDLTLDKLTSEYTSLMIGPHKLPAPPWESVYVTKERALFQESTLKVRRTYLNYQFLPANYPHEADDHLAFELDFMAHLAKLTLERFDQQKIDEVKKLLDDQKAFLQDHLLVWIGDFAEDMQKSKTHHFYPQMAALTKQFLEADDLALDELMDLF; this is encoded by the coding sequence ATGGCAACACAAGATGATGGAATTGCTATAATTTTAGCCAACCGACACTATATTTACCAGCTGCTTCAGCATATTTTCGGAATCGAGCCGAACCGGGAACTGCTTGACATCGCCACCAACCAACACACCCAAGAAGCCTTGGAATTGATGCTCGATGAGGAAAATTGCGACCTTAATACTTACCTGGCTTTACTCACAAAATTAAGGCTGGCGCTGTCCGCTGATCCCGACCTCACCCTGGATAAGCTGACCAGTGAATATACCAGCTTAATGATCGGTCCCCATAAGCTGCCTGCTCCCCCCTGGGAATCTGTCTATGTGACCAAGGAGCGGGCACTTTTCCAGGAAAGCACTCTAAAGGTACGGCGCACCTATCTGAACTATCAGTTTTTACCGGCCAATTATCCTCACGAAGCCGATGATCATCTGGCCTTCGAGCTGGACTTTATGGCCCATTTAGCGAAATTGACCCTGGAAAGGTTCGACCAGCAAAAGATAGATGAGGTCAAAAAGCTGCTCGACGATCAGAAAGCCTTTTTACAGGATCACCTACTGGTTTGGATCGGGGATTTTGCTGAGGATATGCAAAAATCAAAAACTCACCATTTTTATCCGCAAATGGCTGCCTTAACGAAACAGTTCTTAGAAGCGGATGATTTAGCTCTCGATGAGCTTATGGATTTATTTTAG
- a CDS encoding 4Fe-4S dicluster domain-containing protein — MALGFYFDINKCIGCRTCQVACKDRNRLDVGILFRRVKSYETGLYPDARLYHYSSACNHCSNAKCVKGCPADALYYADDGTVQHEKNKCIGCRYCTWNCPYGVPQFIEETGTIGKCDSCKGLRDKGKNPVCVDACLMRCLEFGDLDELAAKHGADVIQDLPILPSSTLTNPSVLIKPKKCALSPHYSEKYF; from the coding sequence ATGGCTTTAGGGTTTTATTTCGATATCAATAAATGCATTGGCTGCCGAACTTGTCAAGTAGCCTGCAAAGATAGAAACCGGTTGGATGTGGGCATTTTATTCCGCAGAGTCAAAAGTTATGAAACAGGGTTGTATCCCGACGCCAGGCTGTATCATTATTCCAGTGCTTGCAACCACTGTTCCAATGCCAAATGTGTTAAGGGATGTCCTGCCGATGCATTGTACTACGCCGATGATGGCACAGTTCAACATGAAAAAAATAAATGCATCGGCTGTCGATACTGTACCTGGAACTGTCCCTATGGTGTTCCTCAATTTATTGAAGAAACCGGCACCATCGGCAAATGCGACAGTTGCAAGGGGTTGCGTGACAAGGGCAAAAATCCGGTTTGTGTGGATGCCTGTCTTATGCGCTGCCTGGAATTTGGCGATTTAGATGAGCTTGCGGCAAAACATGGTGCAGATGTCATTCAGGATTTGCCTATTCTACCTTCCTCAACGTTGACAAATCCATCCGTATTAATTAAGCCTAAAAAATGCGCTTTGTCTCCCCATTATAGTGAAAAGTACTTCTAG
- a CDS encoding 4Fe-4S binding protein produces the protein MNHERFSIRHITIIIPVVLILAAIVYQQFVNKQETVAFIQHLEPAASRCEPIAGVSGYPAYKLWDKDDTILGYAVAAGASGYGGPLGVLVYLGIDGILKNVIITENCETPAYFNRVLNEGYLDKFIGKQAHDPFEPGQDIDAVSGATYTVKGIAQAVRKGSWQVGKHELGLQVPAGTRFSLGWQELGLIILYGLVFIAVSCRCHTLRPWVLAISLLFLGFFLNSALSLANLTSLISGNLPDPLERPFWYFLTLGVLILTLLWGRNFYCAWLCPFGGLQEGIYKVLGFMKFNPSSPMMALARKIRWGILWAAVMAALIFNNPSIASYEPFAVSFGGQGNLGHWLTLCLVLITGTFIYRVWCRLVCPVGTVLNFLASVKRRTRMLFRPNGPVSRPVDSVFEHPLTCAEVICSECGAGQARVRWADLPGKEKVFLGILVVYVLSIIITLSLNILSI, from the coding sequence ATGAATCATGAGCGTTTTTCCATTCGGCATATCACCATAATCATCCCAGTTGTTCTTATCTTGGCCGCTATCGTCTATCAGCAGTTTGTAAACAAGCAAGAGACAGTTGCTTTCATTCAGCATCTGGAACCTGCCGCCTCCAGGTGCGAACCGATTGCCGGGGTCAGCGGATACCCTGCCTATAAGTTATGGGATAAGGATGACACTATCCTGGGTTATGCTGTGGCAGCCGGTGCCTCCGGATATGGCGGACCTCTCGGCGTCTTAGTCTATCTCGGAATAGATGGCATCCTTAAGAATGTGATCATTACCGAAAATTGCGAAACCCCCGCTTATTTCAATCGCGTGCTGAATGAAGGCTATCTGGACAAATTTATCGGTAAACAAGCCCATGATCCCTTTGAGCCCGGGCAGGATATTGACGCAGTAAGCGGAGCAACCTATACTGTTAAAGGAATCGCCCAAGCTGTTCGCAAGGGCTCCTGGCAGGTAGGCAAACATGAGCTGGGCCTCCAGGTTCCTGCCGGGACCCGCTTCTCGCTGGGTTGGCAGGAGCTTGGGCTGATTATCTTATATGGCCTGGTATTCATCGCTGTATCATGCCGTTGCCATACATTGCGCCCTTGGGTCTTAGCCATCTCCCTTCTCTTTCTGGGCTTTTTCCTCAACTCTGCCTTGAGCCTGGCAAATCTCACCAGTCTCATCAGCGGCAATTTACCGGATCCCTTGGAACGTCCCTTCTGGTATTTCTTGACGCTGGGAGTTCTTATCCTTACCTTACTCTGGGGAAGAAATTTCTACTGCGCCTGGCTTTGCCCTTTTGGCGGGCTTCAGGAGGGCATCTACAAAGTCCTGGGGTTTATGAAGTTCAATCCTTCCTCCCCAATGATGGCTCTGGCTCGCAAAATTCGCTGGGGCATCCTCTGGGCCGCGGTGATGGCGGCGCTTATCTTCAACAATCCCAGTATCGCCAGCTATGAACCTTTTGCGGTAAGCTTTGGCGGTCAAGGGAATCTCGGCCACTGGCTCACTCTATGTCTGGTCTTGATAACCGGGACCTTCATCTACCGTGTTTGGTGCCGTTTGGTTTGCCCGGTTGGGACTGTGCTTAATTTCCTTGCTTCTGTAAAGAGAAGAACCAGGATGCTTTTTCGCCCCAATGGACCAGTAAGCCGGCCTGTTGATTCGGTTTTCGAACATCCTTTAACCTGTGCGGAAGTAATTTGTTCAGAATGTGGGGCCGGTCAAGCTCGCGTACGCTGGGCCGATTTACCCGGCAAAGAAAAAGTGTTTCTTGGTATTCTGGTTGTGTATGTTCTCTCGATTATCATAACCTTATCTCTGAATATCCTATCCATTTGA
- a CDS encoding dimethyl sulfoxide reductase anchor subunit family protein, whose protein sequence is MVQDVKLVIFSLGLQAAIGIMIAMMIAGKMNGRNEYKRASVASALLGTISLLAFVFYLGRPAFIFNAISQFSHSWLSRVLVFSLLFIGFAIIHAVVQYVNPAIKRFGWTAGAVGLIDVIFMANVYMSTSRPGWQSIVPLIDFLAVTMVLGIALFWTIQLSGTDIKNQKMYGLIGLSSAVILGVVTFLNYNGFDTQTTGLLLGIHLLLFLTGAVLLFIPSLKPAKEQTGSGRMAMVYIGTAALGGSLMVSRYLFYAVLITGSGL, encoded by the coding sequence ATGGTTCAGGACGTTAAGTTGGTTATCTTCTCCCTAGGCCTGCAAGCTGCTATTGGCATCATGATTGCCATGATGATCGCCGGGAAAATGAATGGCAGAAATGAATATAAGCGGGCTTCGGTTGCTTCTGCTTTATTGGGTACGATCAGCTTGCTGGCTTTTGTTTTCTATTTAGGCAGGCCGGCGTTTATTTTTAATGCCATATCCCAATTCAGCCATTCCTGGCTGTCGCGGGTACTGGTCTTTTCCCTTCTATTCATTGGATTTGCCATCATTCATGCCGTAGTGCAATATGTCAATCCCGCCATCAAGCGTTTTGGCTGGACTGCCGGTGCTGTTGGTTTGATTGATGTTATCTTTATGGCTAATGTCTATATGAGCACCAGCCGCCCTGGTTGGCAAAGCATCGTTCCCCTTATTGACTTTTTAGCGGTCACAATGGTCTTGGGAATTGCCCTCTTCTGGACCATCCAATTGAGTGGGACAGATATAAAAAACCAAAAAATGTACGGCCTGATCGGGCTGTCTAGCGCAGTTATTCTAGGGGTAGTAACCTTTCTCAATTATAATGGTTTTGATACCCAAACTACTGGTCTGCTCCTTGGCATTCACCTTCTCCTGTTTCTGACAGGCGCTGTTTTATTGTTTATTCCCTCGCTGAAACCCGCCAAGGAACAGACGGGTTCAGGAAGAATGGCAATGGTCTATATAGGCACGGCAGCTTTAGGCGGCAGCTTAATGGTGAGCAGATATTTGTTTTATGCTGTTCTTATTACCGGCAGCGGACTTTAG
- a CDS encoding dimethyl sulfoxide reductase anchor subunit family protein — protein sequence MEELALIIFTICVQAAVGLMLFTAVAKQLNKDGIFKTAVAPAAGLAIVGLLASFLHLGHPIAAVNTLMGFATSWLSREIWFTSAFTGLTVLAVLLIYFKPAAKKAINIFIILAAVIGLIDVLAMASVYTSSSVAAWQSNSIVVEFYAAAISMGALLFLALSAKEDTGRMRKIVAIAVAAAFVIQAVAMIPYYNGFGASDNLALQQSHAILSSMTPAMVLKWAAILVGAGLLFLPAREKSKDAPVILGATALVVLGQAVGRYLFFAIMIVS from the coding sequence GTGGAAGAGCTCGCCTTGATTATATTCACCATCTGTGTTCAAGCGGCTGTCGGCCTGATGTTATTTACAGCGGTTGCCAAGCAGTTGAACAAGGACGGTATCTTTAAAACCGCTGTAGCTCCTGCCGCAGGTTTAGCCATCGTGGGGCTTCTCGCTTCCTTCCTGCACCTTGGCCACCCCATTGCCGCTGTCAATACGCTCATGGGGTTCGCCACTTCCTGGCTAAGCCGCGAGATTTGGTTTACCAGCGCCTTTACCGGCCTGACAGTGCTCGCCGTCTTGCTCATTTACTTTAAACCTGCCGCTAAAAAGGCAATTAACATTTTCATTATCCTGGCTGCCGTAATCGGCCTGATTGACGTATTGGCTATGGCTTCGGTCTATACATCCTCCAGTGTTGCCGCCTGGCAGTCCAATTCAATTGTTGTGGAATTCTATGCTGCCGCAATTTCCATGGGAGCACTGCTTTTCCTCGCCTTAAGCGCCAAGGAGGATACCGGCAGGATGCGAAAAATTGTCGCCATTGCCGTAGCCGCAGCCTTCGTGATCCAAGCTGTCGCCATGATTCCCTATTACAATGGTTTCGGAGCCAGCGATAATCTTGCCCTTCAACAGAGTCATGCGATTCTCAGCAGCATGACACCGGCTATGGTTCTGAAATGGGCTGCCATTCTTGTGGGAGCCGGTCTGCTCTTCCTCCCTGCCAGGGAAAAGAGCAAGGACGCGCCTGTTATTCTAGGGGCTACTGCCCTGGTCGTGCTTGGTCAGGCCGTGGGACGCTATCTCTTCTTTGCCATCATGATTGTATCCTAG
- a CDS encoding 4Fe-4S dicluster domain-containing protein has protein sequence MALGFYFDVNKCIGCRTCQVACKDRNRLDVGILFRRVKSYETGAYPAARVYHYSGACNHCQEAKCVQGCPTGALHFADDGTVQHDRKKCVGCKYCTWNCPYSVPQFIEEAGVIGKCDSCKDLRDAGENPVCVDACLMRCLEFGDLDQLAAKHGAHLVKELPVLPSAQVTNPSLLINPRKFSLDPQYKEVEV, from the coding sequence ATGGCCTTAGGATTTTACTTTGATGTCAATAAATGCATCGGCTGCCGCACCTGTCAGGTAGCCTGCAAGGATAGAAACCGCTTGGATGTGGGCATTTTGTTCCGCAGAGTCAAAAGCTACGAAACGGGTGCCTATCCCGCTGCCAGAGTGTACCATTATTCCGGTGCCTGTAACCATTGCCAGGAAGCCAAATGCGTTCAGGGCTGTCCCACCGGCGCCTTGCATTTCGCTGATGACGGGACCGTCCAGCACGATCGCAAAAAATGCGTAGGCTGTAAATACTGCACCTGGAATTGTCCTTACAGTGTCCCGCAGTTTATTGAAGAAGCCGGCGTTATCGGCAAATGCGACAGCTGTAAAGACCTGCGCGACGCCGGAGAAAATCCGGTGTGTGTCGACGCCTGCCTTATGCGCTGCCTGGAGTTCGGCGATCTTGACCAACTGGCCGCCAAACATGGCGCTCACCTGGTCAAGGAATTGCCTGTTTTACCCTCCGCTCAGGTGACAAACCCCTCTTTACTGATTAACCCCAGGAAATTCTCTCTGGATCCTCAGTATAAAGAAGTGGAGGTGTAG